The following proteins come from a genomic window of Crassostrea angulata isolate pt1a10 chromosome 1, ASM2561291v2, whole genome shotgun sequence:
- the LOC128179868 gene encoding uncharacterized protein LOC128179868 isoform X1 — translation MLSNCYQKFYTNQIHSSSLLCQLSTMWKSQVLCDAMIRSGSTIIKAHRVILVAACPMLQSMEKSSVGSHLEVRLASDITADSINTFLQYLYEGFMMLTEENCREVEKIARLLQVDSVIKCCADFSKCISLKTGTGNFNNEQYRYTFHDMIEFRHVRSSDLQKTVQDKMKRPATDFLRAGSPSAKRPKHFRMGSPSDISVIADRLSMAQSYAHQEKVNHSSALTPSQRQNSNSQKQPVYPVEIVEDSIELVQTELNPETNTVNVDEAVSVGITSHIDNSSDLQVIDISKDKSSQNSASSSSSAVLSHHPPDSITVNPLENFANSDSSISSLRESPFASALTSHRTLSSASSRHHDDIPTIRRSKGPDRPPEPLSLQTVQQMTRASNSLASSSSPTQSNSDSQCSRPSMVPSERANRTSRAGASSTYQTPDSKKEKSSQQGDPDLSIVKKEAEEDSANPGLDMYVDSLNEPNDTGQRDSEVDDTEGEVTGDWSKEDLSMEGTPGTEQTMWVDPSFKEHGWISTPHRATEVLTQLALYSTPPGGGLTPIEPPPLSVYVTPPNGGSSRRKKKKQYDRSMDHKESALSKEDEKSTDDSVSADGEAFCASGLVSTMTETEFVQLSSMIPSFSDSKVHCTESLQGKQKNCVLCKYLGRKTNEGLLKVRTRAKCNACDTPLCKGPPRNCFRDFHELYKKFKFPDLKWSHASVYQYPGRGVNARFIISPDINDPLQQQ, via the exons ATGTTGTCAAACTGTTACCAGAAGTTCTACACAAACCAGATCCACTCCAGCTCTTTGCTGTGTCAGCTGTCCACCATGTGGAAGAGCCAGGTCCTCTGTGATGCCATGATTAGATCGGGCTCAACAATCATCAAA GCACATCGGGTAATCTTGGTTGCCGCTTGCCCAATGTTACAGTCTATGGAGAAGTCATCAGTAGGATCACACCTGGAGGTTCGCCTAGCATCAGACATCACAGCAGATTCCATTAACACATTCCTACAGTACTTGTATGAGGGCTTCATGATGCTGACAGAGGAAAATTGTAGAGAAGTGGAGAAAATTGCCAGATTGTTACAAGTTGACAGTGTCATTAAGTGCTGTGCAGACTTTAGCAAGTGCATAAGCTTGAAAACTGGTACGGGTAATTTTAATAATGAACAATATCGCTACACATTCCATGACATGATTGAATTCCGCCATGTTAGGTCTTCTGACCTGCAGAAGACAGTGCAGGATAAAATGAAGAGACCTGCTACAGATTTCCTCAGAGCAGGAAGCCCGAGTGCTAAAAGGCCAAAGCATTTCCGGATGGGGAGTCCTTCTGATATTTCAGTGATAGCAGATAGGTTATCCATGGCACAGAGCTACGCACATCAAGAGAAAGTGAACCATTCCAGTGCTCTGACACCAAGTCAGAGACAGAACAGTAATTCCCAGAAACAACCTGTCTACCCAGTGGAGATAGTGGAGGACAGCATCGAGCTGGTGCAAACAGAATTGAACCCTGAAACAAACACAGTTAATGTGGATGAGGCTGTGTCGGTGGGGATCACCAGCCATATAGACAATTCCTCAGACTTACAAGTGATCGACATATCAAAAGATAAATCAAGCCAAAATAGTGCTAGCAGTAGTAGCTCTGCTGTCCTTTCCCACCACCCCCCTGACTCCATCACTGTGAATCCTCTGGAAAATTTTGCAAATTCAGACAGCTCCATATCTAGTCTTAGAGAGTCTCCCTTCGCTTCTGCTCTGACATCTCATCGAACATTATCCTCAGCTTCATCCAGACATCATGATGACATTCCCACCATACGGAGGTCGAAAGGGCCCGACCGGCCCCCAGAACCTCTGTCCTTGCAGACAGTACAGCAGATGACTAGAGCCTCAAACTCCCTGGCCTCCAGCAGCAGCCCTACACAGTCCAACTCAGACTCTCAGTGCAGCAGACCATCGATGGTTCCATCAGAGAGAGCAAATCGGACCAGCAGGGCTGGGGCGTCTAGTACTTACCAAACACCAGattcaaagaaagaaaaaag CTCTCAACAAGGTGACCCAGACCTGAGCATTGTGAAAAAAGAAGCAGAGGAAGATTCTGCCAACCCAGGATTGGACATGTATGTGGACTCACTGAACGAGCCCAATGACACAGGGCAGCGAGATTCTGAGGTGGACGACACAGAGGGGGAGGTCACTGGTGACTGGAGCAAAGAGGACCTGTCCATGGAAGGAACCCCTGGTACTGAACAAACAATGTGGGTGGATCCGAGCTTCAAAG AGCATGGTTGGATAAGTACACCACATCGGGCCACAGAGGTTCTGACCCAACTGGCTTTGTACTCCACCCCACCTGGTGGTGGTCTGACTCCCATAGAGCCCCCGCCTCTCTCTGTGTATGTCACTCCCCCCAATGGAGGCAGCAGCAGacgcaaaaagaaaaaacagtACGACCGTTCAATGGATCACAAAGAGAGTGCGTTGAGCAAAGAGGATGAAAAGAGTACGGACGATTCAGTGTCGGCTGATGGGGAGGCCTTTTGTGCTAGTGGGCTGGTATCCACAATGACTGAGACTGAGTTTGTTCAGTTGTCCAGTATGATTCCTTCATTCAGTGACTCCAAGGTTCACTGTACTGAAAGCCTGCAAGGAAAACAGAAGAACTGTGTTCTCTGCAAGTACCTGGGTAGAAAAACCAATGAAGGACTACTGAAGGTTCGAACCAGAGCCAAATGTAACGCTTGTGATACTCCACTATGCAAAGGACCGCCCAGGAACTGTTTCCGGGACTTCCATGAGCTGTACAAGAAATTCAAATTTCCAGACTTGAAATGGAGTCATGCTTCTGTGTACCA
- the LOC128179868 gene encoding uncharacterized protein LOC128179868 isoform X4 gives MLSNCYQKFYTNQIHSSSLLCQLSTMWKSQVLCDAMIRSGSTIIKAHRVILVAACPMLQSMEKSSVGSHLEVRLASDITADSINTFLQYLYEGFMMLTEENCREVEKIARLLQVDSVIKCCADFSKCISLKTGTGNFNNEQYRYTFHDMIEFRHVRSSDLQKTVQDKMKRPATDFLRAGSPSAKRPKHFRMGSPSDISVIADRLSMAQSYAHQEKVNHSSALTPSQRQNSNSQKQPVYPVEIVEDSIELVQTELNPETNTVNVDEAVSVGITSHIDNSSDLQVIDISKDKSSQNSASSSSSAVLSHHPPDSITVNPLENFANSDSSISSLRESPFASALTSHRTLSSASSRHHDDIPTIRRSKGPDRPPEPLSLQTVQQMTRASNSLASSSSPTQSNSDSQCSRPSMVPSERANRTSRAGASSTYQTPDSKKEKSSQQGDPDLSIVKKEAEEDSANPGLDMYVDSLNEPNDTGQRDSEVDDTEGEVTGDWSKEDLSMEGTPGTEQTMWVDPSFKDKYENEWGEAEIESESRHCFPGHFLKRLPGSKKRACVYCSMRNTKHKLGWPVKSHYVCSECDVALCRTGQGCFVSYHKLKSCHPDLSQEDLKRKYKYGEFTF, from the exons ATGTTGTCAAACTGTTACCAGAAGTTCTACACAAACCAGATCCACTCCAGCTCTTTGCTGTGTCAGCTGTCCACCATGTGGAAGAGCCAGGTCCTCTGTGATGCCATGATTAGATCGGGCTCAACAATCATCAAA GCACATCGGGTAATCTTGGTTGCCGCTTGCCCAATGTTACAGTCTATGGAGAAGTCATCAGTAGGATCACACCTGGAGGTTCGCCTAGCATCAGACATCACAGCAGATTCCATTAACACATTCCTACAGTACTTGTATGAGGGCTTCATGATGCTGACAGAGGAAAATTGTAGAGAAGTGGAGAAAATTGCCAGATTGTTACAAGTTGACAGTGTCATTAAGTGCTGTGCAGACTTTAGCAAGTGCATAAGCTTGAAAACTGGTACGGGTAATTTTAATAATGAACAATATCGCTACACATTCCATGACATGATTGAATTCCGCCATGTTAGGTCTTCTGACCTGCAGAAGACAGTGCAGGATAAAATGAAGAGACCTGCTACAGATTTCCTCAGAGCAGGAAGCCCGAGTGCTAAAAGGCCAAAGCATTTCCGGATGGGGAGTCCTTCTGATATTTCAGTGATAGCAGATAGGTTATCCATGGCACAGAGCTACGCACATCAAGAGAAAGTGAACCATTCCAGTGCTCTGACACCAAGTCAGAGACAGAACAGTAATTCCCAGAAACAACCTGTCTACCCAGTGGAGATAGTGGAGGACAGCATCGAGCTGGTGCAAACAGAATTGAACCCTGAAACAAACACAGTTAATGTGGATGAGGCTGTGTCGGTGGGGATCACCAGCCATATAGACAATTCCTCAGACTTACAAGTGATCGACATATCAAAAGATAAATCAAGCCAAAATAGTGCTAGCAGTAGTAGCTCTGCTGTCCTTTCCCACCACCCCCCTGACTCCATCACTGTGAATCCTCTGGAAAATTTTGCAAATTCAGACAGCTCCATATCTAGTCTTAGAGAGTCTCCCTTCGCTTCTGCTCTGACATCTCATCGAACATTATCCTCAGCTTCATCCAGACATCATGATGACATTCCCACCATACGGAGGTCGAAAGGGCCCGACCGGCCCCCAGAACCTCTGTCCTTGCAGACAGTACAGCAGATGACTAGAGCCTCAAACTCCCTGGCCTCCAGCAGCAGCCCTACACAGTCCAACTCAGACTCTCAGTGCAGCAGACCATCGATGGTTCCATCAGAGAGAGCAAATCGGACCAGCAGGGCTGGGGCGTCTAGTACTTACCAAACACCAGattcaaagaaagaaaaaag CTCTCAACAAGGTGACCCAGACCTGAGCATTGTGAAAAAAGAAGCAGAGGAAGATTCTGCCAACCCAGGATTGGACATGTATGTGGACTCACTGAACGAGCCCAATGACACAGGGCAGCGAGATTCTGAGGTGGACGACACAGAGGGGGAGGTCACTGGTGACTGGAGCAAAGAGGACCTGTCCATGGAAGGAACCCCTGGTACTGAACAAACAATGTGGGTGGATCCGAGCTTCAAAG ATAAGTATGAGAACGAATGGGGCGAAGCAGAGATAGAAAGTGAATCCAGGCATTGCTTCCCAGGACATTTCTTGAAACGATTGCCCGGTTCCAAGAAAAGGGCCTGTGTTTATTGTAGTATGCGTAACACTAAACATAAGCTAGGCTGGCCCGTGAAGTCGCACTACGTTTGTTCAGAGTGCGATGTAGCACTGTGCAGGACCGGCCAGGGGTGCTTTGTGAGCTACCACAAACTGAAATCCTGCCATCCCGACTTGTCTCAAGAAGACCTGAAACGGAAATATAAATATGGGGAATTTACCTTCTAA